Genomic segment of Syntrophorhabdaceae bacterium:
GGTTTTGATTGGACAAGCTCAGAATATTAACTGGCAACGCAAACCCGGAATTGGCCTCCAGGATCACCGAGTACCTCGGGATCAAACTCGCTAAGGCCAAAATTAATCAGTTCAGCGACGGCGAGATCCAGGTTTCGATCGATGAAAGCGTCCGCGGTATGGACACTTTCGTGGTTCAGTCCACCTGTCCGCCCGTGAACCATAACCTGATGGAACTCCTCATCATGGTGGATGCTCTGAAACGGGCCTCCGCGGGCAGGATAACTGTTGTGATGCCCTACTATGGATACGCCAGGCAGGACCGTAAGGTTCTTCCCCGCACATCCATCTCGGCGAGACTTGTGGCCAACCTCATAACCGTGGCCGGAGCCTCAAGGATACTGGCCATGGACCTTCATGCCGGCCAGATCCAGGGTTTCTTTGACATCCCCGTGGACCATCTTTATGCACTTCCCGTTCAGTTCGAATACATAAAGAAGATCGATGGAGAGGTCGTGATCGTTTCTCCCGATGCAGGTGGGGTCGAGCGTGCCCGCGAGCTGGGCAAGAGGATCAACGCGACCATTGCCATCATCGACAAGAGGCGTGAAAAGGCCAACGAGTCGAAGGTGATGCATGTCATCGGCGACGTGAAGGGCAGGACGGCGATCCTCATCGATGACATGATCGATACGGGAGGAACTATCGTTCAGGCAGCCCAGGCCCTCATAGACGGCGGCGCAAAAGTCGTCTATGCGTGCTGCACCCACCCGGTGCTCTCGGGACAGGCGATCGAGAGGATAAACAATTCCCCTCTCAAGGAATTGATAGCGACCAATACCATCCCCCTTTCGGAAATCGGCAGGCAATCTAATAAGTTTAAGATTCTGGATGTGTCGCCCATACTCGGAGAGGCCATCAAAAGAATACATAGCGATGCATCTGTAAGTTCGTTGTTCATATAGTTGGGAGGAAGATTATGGAACAGGTTTTGATCAAGGCAGACAGAAGAACAGCAACAGGAAAAGGCGTTGCAAGAAAGACCAGAAGTGCAGGGAAGATACCGGCAGTGCTCTACGGAGGCAGCGTTGAACCCGTTTCAATAACGATCTCAGCGAAGGATTGGGACAGCATTACCCGGCACATGAAAAGAAACGTCATCCTCGACATGGAGATCCATGGCGGCGACGCCGTGGAGAACAGGCCGGTAATGGTGAAAGAGGT
This window contains:
- a CDS encoding ribose-phosphate pyrophosphokinase; the encoded protein is MDKLRILTGNANPELASRITEYLGIKLAKAKINQFSDGEIQVSIDESVRGMDTFVVQSTCPPVNHNLMELLIMVDALKRASAGRITVVMPYYGYARQDRKVLPRTSISARLVANLITVAGASRILAMDLHAGQIQGFFDIPVDHLYALPVQFEYIKKIDGEVVIVSPDAGGVERARELGKRINATIAIIDKRREKANESKVMHVIGDVKGRTAILIDDMIDTGGTIVQAAQALIDGGAKVVYACCTHPVLSGQAIERINNSPLKELIATNTIPLSEIGRQSNKFKILDVSPILGEAIKRIHSDASVSSLFI